GAACAACGGGTGCGCAGTTTAAGGCAAAAAATTTATTTTGAGACATCATTGAGTTTGGAAGTGGGCGGTTTAGTTACTGGTTATCTGGCGGAAACCGGTTATGATGATTTAGATTTGGAAATCCATATAGATGTGGGTAAAAATGGAGAAACCAAAGATTTAATTAGAGAAGTGGTGGGTATGGTTACCGGCAGTGGCTTTAGAGCAAAAATAAAACCCGACGCCTATGGGGCCTCCAGTGTCGCCGATAAACACAGTAAATAAGAACACATTGGTTTATTTAACCGGTGTGTTCTTATTTTTTAC
This Peptococcaceae bacterium 1198_IL3148 DNA region includes the following protein-coding sequences:
- a CDS encoding ribonuclease H-like YkuK family protein, translated to MEFTSPTKGTMTFEQMMEDIIKYIRGLPHSSYKIIIGSDSQVKHDTCYITAVVVHRLGKGAKYYYRKQLEQRVRSLRQKIYFETSLSLEVGGLVTGYLAETGYDDLDLEIHIDVGKNGETKDLIREVVGMVTGSGFRAKIKPDAYGASSVADKHSK